From the Solanum lycopersicum chromosome 10, SLM_r2.1 genome, one window contains:
- the LOC101252730 gene encoding O-fucosyltransferase 20 isoform X1 produces MGLSKNHQCYIAVPSHIVNSHLQNMLSSEKKITPLSRKFKLLLTNPRFWIFLVFLFGFVGLWLDFLPFSQNPCSISRELFTESEFWKQPDGLGYRPCLNFSKTGREILKDKTRYLMVVVSGGMNQQRNQIVDAVVIARILEAALVVPIFQVNPIWADESEFSDIFNLDHFKNVLGNDVRIVSSLPSTHVMTRPVEEKRTPLHASPQWIRSHYTRKLRRDGVLLLRGLDSRLSKDLPSDLQKLRCKVTFHALRFNPSILELGNKLTERMRSKGPFLALHLRMEKDVWVRTGCLPGLSHEYDEMINNERKRRPDLLTSRSNITYHERKLAGLCPLNALEVTRLIKALGAPKGARIYWAGGTPFGGKETLQPLTKEFPHFYNKEDLALPGELETFSKKASLMAAIDYIVCENSDVFMPSHGGNMGHAIQGHRAYAGHKKTITPNKRQMLPHFLNSSLSESEFNKIILDLHKDSLGQPDLRKRGRDVTKYPVPECMCNSTTIHSSM; encoded by the exons ATGGGTTTATCAAAGAATCATCAATGTTACATTGCAGTGCCATCTCACATAGTCAATTCACATCTTCAAAATATGCTCTCATCTGAAAAGAAAATTACTCCTTTATCTCGTAAGTTTAAGCTTTTGCTAACTAATCCAAGATTCTGgattttcttagtttttctATTTGGTTTTGTTGGGTTGTGGTTGGACTTTCTTCCTTTCTCACAAAACCCATGTTCCATTTCCCGTGAATTATTTACTGAGAGTGAGTTCTGGAAGCAACCTGATGGATTGGGTTACAGGCCTTGTTTGAATTTCAGTAAGACAGGTAGAGAAATTCTCAAGGACAAGACTAGGTATCTGATGGTTGTGGTTTCTGGGGGAATGAATCAGCAGAGAAATCAAATTGTTGATGCTGTTGTCATTGCTAGAATTCTTGAGGCTGCTTTGGTTGTTCCCATTTTTCAAGTCAATCCTATTTGGGCTGATGAAAG TGAGTTTTCTGATATTTTCAACTTGGATCATTTCAAAAACGTTTTGGGGAATGACGTTCGAATTGTTTCATCACTTCCATCTACACACGTGATGACAAGGCCAGTAGAGGAGAAACGGACCCCTCTTCATGCTTCCCCTCAATGGATACGGTCACATTACACCAGAAAG CTGAGAAGGGATGGAGTTCTTCTTTTACGAGGTCTTGACTCAAGGCTATCtaaggatctaccatctgatctTCAGAAACTTCGTTGCAAG GTGACTTTTCATGCTTTGAGATTTAACCCATCAATCTTAGAGCTCGGTAACAAACTTACAGAGAGGATGAGGAGCAAGGGACCATTTCTTGCTCTACATTTGCGAATGGAGAAGGATGTGTGGGTGAGGACGGGATGTCTTCCTGGTTTAAGTCACGAGTATGATGAAATGATAAACAATGAGCGGAAACGTAGACCTGACCTTTTAACTTCAAGGTCAAATATAACCTACCATGAAAGAAAGCTTGCTGGTCTCTGCCCCTTGAATGCATTGGAAGTTACAAG GCTGATCAAGGCTCTGGGAGCTCCAAAGGGCGCAAGGATCTATTGGGCTGGTGGCACTCCGTTCGGTGGGAAAGAAACCTTGCAGCCATTGACTAAGGAATTTCCTCATTTCTATAACAAAGAGGATCTAGCTTTGCCTGGGGAGCTTGAAACATTTTCAAAGAAAGCATCACTTATGGCTGCTATTGACTACATAGTGTGTGAGAACAGTGACGTGTTTATGCCATCTCATGGAGGAAACATGGGCCATGCTATCCAG GGACACAGGGCCTATGCAGGGCACAAAAAGACTATCACTCCTAATAAGAGACAGATGCTCCCACATTTTCTTAACTCATCTCTCTCTGAGTCAGAGTTCAACAAAATTATACTGGACTTGCACAAAGATTCATTAGGTCAGCCAGACCTCAGGAAGAGAGGAAGGGATGTTACGAAGTACCCCGTCCCAGAGTGCATGTGCAACAGTACTACTATCCATTCCTCCATGTAA
- the LOC101252730 gene encoding O-fucosyltransferase 20 isoform X2, translated as MVVVSGGMNQQRNQIVDAVVIARILEAALVVPIFQVNPIWADESEFSDIFNLDHFKNVLGNDVRIVSSLPSTHVMTRPVEEKRTPLHASPQWIRSHYTRKLRRDGVLLLRGLDSRLSKDLPSDLQKLRCKVTFHALRFNPSILELGNKLTERMRSKGPFLALHLRMEKDVWVRTGCLPGLSHEYDEMINNERKRRPDLLTSRSNITYHERKLAGLCPLNALEVTRLIKALGAPKGARIYWAGGTPFGGKETLQPLTKEFPHFYNKEDLALPGELETFSKKASLMAAIDYIVCENSDVFMPSHGGNMGHAIQGHRAYAGHKKTITPNKRQMLPHFLNSSLSESEFNKIILDLHKDSLGQPDLRKRGRDVTKYPVPECMCNSTTIHSSM; from the exons ATGGTTGTGGTTTCTGGGGGAATGAATCAGCAGAGAAATCAAATTGTTGATGCTGTTGTCATTGCTAGAATTCTTGAGGCTGCTTTGGTTGTTCCCATTTTTCAAGTCAATCCTATTTGGGCTGATGAAAG TGAGTTTTCTGATATTTTCAACTTGGATCATTTCAAAAACGTTTTGGGGAATGACGTTCGAATTGTTTCATCACTTCCATCTACACACGTGATGACAAGGCCAGTAGAGGAGAAACGGACCCCTCTTCATGCTTCCCCTCAATGGATACGGTCACATTACACCAGAAAG CTGAGAAGGGATGGAGTTCTTCTTTTACGAGGTCTTGACTCAAGGCTATCtaaggatctaccatctgatctTCAGAAACTTCGTTGCAAG GTGACTTTTCATGCTTTGAGATTTAACCCATCAATCTTAGAGCTCGGTAACAAACTTACAGAGAGGATGAGGAGCAAGGGACCATTTCTTGCTCTACATTTGCGAATGGAGAAGGATGTGTGGGTGAGGACGGGATGTCTTCCTGGTTTAAGTCACGAGTATGATGAAATGATAAACAATGAGCGGAAACGTAGACCTGACCTTTTAACTTCAAGGTCAAATATAACCTACCATGAAAGAAAGCTTGCTGGTCTCTGCCCCTTGAATGCATTGGAAGTTACAAG GCTGATCAAGGCTCTGGGAGCTCCAAAGGGCGCAAGGATCTATTGGGCTGGTGGCACTCCGTTCGGTGGGAAAGAAACCTTGCAGCCATTGACTAAGGAATTTCCTCATTTCTATAACAAAGAGGATCTAGCTTTGCCTGGGGAGCTTGAAACATTTTCAAAGAAAGCATCACTTATGGCTGCTATTGACTACATAGTGTGTGAGAACAGTGACGTGTTTATGCCATCTCATGGAGGAAACATGGGCCATGCTATCCAG GGACACAGGGCCTATGCAGGGCACAAAAAGACTATCACTCCTAATAAGAGACAGATGCTCCCACATTTTCTTAACTCATCTCTCTCTGAGTCAGAGTTCAACAAAATTATACTGGACTTGCACAAAGATTCATTAGGTCAGCCAGACCTCAGGAAGAGAGGAAGGGATGTTACGAAGTACCCCGTCCCAGAGTGCATGTGCAACAGTACTACTATCCATTCCTCCATGTAA